In Natranaerovirga hydrolytica, a single window of DNA contains:
- the opp1C gene encoding nickel/cobalt ABC transporter permease — MVKKFKKDKIAMVSFLIILFTIIIGMFPETLAPNSPIETSIINKYAPMSTAFPLGTDHLGRCILSRIIYGIRTTIYLSIFTMVCTIVIGTIVGLISGYTKGIADEIIMRTVDIILSFPSQVLILAVVGMLGVGIENVIIASIAIKWAWYARMIRSSVLKYNFKNYIIYSKTIGMSKFYIITRHILPNILSEIIVLATLDMGWVIINISTLSFLGLGVQAPTPEWGAMLSEAKNVMTSYPAQMLAPGIAILVIVASFNMLGDSLRDILDPKEV, encoded by the coding sequence ATGGTAAAAAAATTTAAAAAAGATAAAATTGCTATGGTATCTTTCTTGATCATCCTATTCACTATTATTATTGGGATGTTTCCAGAAACATTAGCTCCTAATTCACCTATTGAGACCAGTATCATCAATAAATATGCACCCATGAGCACAGCATTTCCCTTAGGCACAGATCATCTTGGACGTTGTATTTTATCAAGAATTATTTATGGCATCAGAACCACGATATACTTGTCTATTTTTACAATGGTATGTACCATTGTCATTGGCACGATAGTAGGACTGATATCGGGCTATACAAAAGGAATAGCAGATGAAATCATTATGCGAACAGTTGATATTATATTATCATTTCCTAGTCAAGTTTTAATTCTTGCAGTAGTGGGTATGTTAGGCGTGGGAATTGAAAATGTCATTATAGCAAGTATTGCTATAAAGTGGGCATGGTATGCTCGGATGATTCGATCCAGTGTATTAAAATACAATTTTAAAAACTATATTATTTATTCTAAAACCATAGGGATGAGCAAATTCTATATTATTACAAGGCATATTCTTCCTAATATTCTATCAGAAATTATTGTATTAGCAACGTTGGATATGGGTTGGGTAATCATTAATATATCGACCCTTTCATTTTTAGGTTTAGGTGTTCAAGCGCCGACGCCAGAATGGGGTGCTATGCTTAGTGAAGCAAAAAATGTTATGACATCTTATCCTGCTCAAATGTTAGCACCAGGGATTGCAATATTAGTGATTGTGGCATCGTTTAATATGTTAGGCGATAGTTTGCGAGACATATTAGACCCTAAGGAGGTATAG
- a CDS encoding ABC transporter ATP-binding protein — protein sequence MELKVNNVYKNYKKTLSTGKKEKVTIVKGVSLTVKEKECIGIIGESGSGKSTLGRLIIGFEKPDKGTVLLNGEDLTQSKNRVLKKNISVVFQDYTSSVNPRFKVKNILAEPIKKFDKVNKSEIKKKSIGLLEKVGLNENFLERYPHELSGGQLQRVCIARAIATNPKIIVLDEAISSLDVSIQVQVLDLLIQLKNEMDISYIFITHDLTAITYICDQVIFFKEGNIVEQVNDMKNLKNVKEAYSKELLNAAKKMNEGEGLHDIQRIS from the coding sequence GTGGAATTAAAAGTGAATAATGTGTATAAAAATTATAAAAAGACTTTATCTACCGGTAAAAAGGAAAAAGTTACCATTGTCAAAGGGGTATCCTTAACCGTTAAAGAAAAAGAATGTATAGGCATTATTGGTGAAAGTGGCAGTGGTAAGAGCACATTAGGTCGATTAATCATTGGTTTTGAAAAACCAGATAAAGGTACTGTTTTATTAAATGGAGAGGATTTAACCCAATCCAAAAATAGAGTCCTTAAGAAAAATATCAGTGTGGTTTTCCAAGATTATACGTCGTCGGTTAATCCAAGGTTTAAAGTTAAAAACATATTGGCAGAGCCCATAAAAAAATTTGATAAAGTTAATAAAAGTGAAATTAAGAAAAAATCCATTGGGTTATTAGAAAAAGTGGGATTAAACGAAAATTTCTTAGAACGTTATCCTCATGAATTAAGTGGTGGACAATTACAAAGAGTTTGTATTGCTCGGGCTATTGCAACCAATCCTAAAATTATTGTGCTAGATGAAGCAATTAGCTCACTAGATGTTTCCATACAAGTACAGGTATTAGATTTGTTAATCCAACTCAAGAACGAAATGGATATATCGTATATTTTTATAACCCATGATTTAACGGCGATTACGTATATATGTGATCAGGTTATTTTTTTCAAAGAAGGCAATATAGTCGAACAAGTGAATGATATGAAAAACTTAAAAAATGTAAAAGAAGCGTATTCAAAAGAGCTATTAAATGCAGCAAAAAAAATGAATGAAGGAGAAGGCTTACATGACATACAAAGAATATCTTAA
- the nikA gene encoding nickel ABC transporter substrate-binding protein translates to MYFNKKVIQLAIIVMLLATMVVGCGSNGDSDTSSNPSNIEDSTNKEEIVYVNFRDIRDLNPHIYSGELFAQNLLFEGLVMMTDEGVKPWLAKDWKISEDGLTYIFYLREGVEFSDGYKFDAHAVEANIQAIYDNYDRHGWLESIRLLEDFGATDEYTFEMTLKEPYYPLLIELAVTRPFRFISPNCFIDGTTKDGVDGLNGTGKYVLTENHIDEYAVFDVNESYWGDKPEINRIIAKVMPDNQTRALALERGEIDIIYGTNMIDAETFIRFSEMDGFETSLSDPLATRMLIMNSTDEILSDGNIRQAINAAVNREEISEGIFYGLEAPADRLLASTVPYCDVELEGYIYSLDKANGLLEEAGWQTGTNGIREKDGNPLEIQMHYNADSVTERMISEYLQNELLKVGIKLNITGEEEQSYRDRMKSGDFSITFNISWGTPYDPHSFLGGMRMPAVYGDYAAQQGLEEVEKLHDTILQAFITVDEIERQEYYDYILTYLHEEAVYVPLTYERNRAIYNEKVKNVTFNPSQYEVPLEKMHLE, encoded by the coding sequence ATGTATTTTAACAAGAAAGTAATTCAATTAGCTATAATTGTTATGCTATTGGCAACCATGGTTGTCGGTTGTGGTTCAAATGGTGATTCAGACACTTCTTCAAATCCTAGCAATATTGAGGATTCAACAAATAAAGAGGAAATTGTATATGTGAATTTTAGAGATATAAGAGACTTAAATCCTCATATTTACAGTGGAGAGTTATTTGCTCAAAACTTACTTTTTGAAGGGTTAGTTATGATGACGGACGAAGGTGTTAAACCTTGGCTGGCTAAAGATTGGAAGATATCTGAAGATGGATTAACGTACATATTTTATTTAAGAGAAGGCGTTGAATTTTCTGATGGATATAAATTTGATGCACATGCTGTAGAAGCCAATATTCAAGCAATATATGATAATTATGATAGACATGGTTGGTTAGAAAGCATTAGATTATTAGAGGACTTTGGTGCCACGGATGAGTATACATTTGAAATGACATTAAAAGAGCCATATTACCCATTACTTATAGAATTAGCAGTAACAAGACCTTTTAGATTTATTTCACCAAATTGTTTTATTGATGGAACAACAAAAGATGGTGTTGATGGTTTGAATGGTACAGGAAAATATGTTCTAACGGAAAATCACATTGATGAATATGCTGTTTTTGACGTCAATGAAAGTTATTGGGGCGACAAACCAGAGATCAATAGAATCATAGCAAAAGTAATGCCAGATAATCAAACAAGAGCTTTGGCTTTAGAAAGAGGCGAAATAGATATTATCTATGGAACCAATATGATTGATGCAGAAACGTTTATTAGATTTTCTGAAATGGATGGTTTTGAAACAAGTCTGTCAGACCCATTAGCAACAAGAATGCTGATTATGAATTCTACAGATGAAATATTATCAGATGGTAACATTAGACAAGCGATTAATGCAGCGGTTAACAGAGAAGAAATATCAGAAGGTATTTTTTATGGATTAGAAGCACCAGCAGATAGATTATTAGCCAGCACAGTGCCTTATTGTGATGTGGAATTAGAAGGGTATATTTATTCCTTGGATAAAGCCAATGGTTTGTTAGAAGAAGCTGGATGGCAGACTGGAACAAATGGCATTCGTGAAAAAGATGGCAATCCTTTAGAAATTCAAATGCATTATAATGCAGATAGCGTAACAGAGCGTATGATTTCTGAGTACTTACAAAATGAATTGTTAAAAGTTGGGATTAAGCTTAATATTACTGGAGAAGAAGAACAATCTTATAGAGATCGAATGAAATCCGGAGACTTTAGTATAACCTTTAATATATCTTGGGGAACGCCATATGATCCACATTCATTCTTAGGTGGAATGAGAATGCCTGCAGTATATGGAGATTATGCAGCGCAACAAGGACTTGAAGAAGTTGAAAAATTACATGATACAATTTTACAAGCGTTTATAACAGTAGATGAAATAGAAAGACAAGAATACTATGATTATATCTTAACGTATTTACATGAAGAAGCTGTTTATGTGCCGTTGACTTATGAAAGAAATAGGGCCATTTATAACGAAAAAGTCAAAAATGTGACTTTTAATCCGTCACAATATGAAGTGCCTTTAGAAAAAATGCATTTAGAGTAA
- a CDS encoding ABC transporter ATP-binding protein, which yields MDVLNVNNLTVEYIENKKKQDIISNISFSVKKNQCLGIVGESGSGKSMTCKAILGMLNSNFSVKGEVMYNHNNVLKADKNAIRKIRGKEIVMILQNPMTAFDPLLTIQSHMIETFVENLQVTKKDGLKIARESLAKMHINDYNEVLKKYPHQLSGGMLQRVMIGIALMLEPSIIIADEPTTAVDAINVMNVMDEFIRIKDHFDTSMIFISHDLGTIAKISDDILVMKDGVIADYGTKQYILKESTNEHTRYLVDTRKALINQFNNVFV from the coding sequence TTGGACGTATTAAATGTGAATAACCTAACGGTTGAATATATAGAGAATAAGAAAAAGCAAGATATAATTTCTAATATTAGTTTTTCTGTAAAGAAAAATCAATGCCTAGGAATTGTTGGTGAAAGTGGTAGTGGAAAAAGCATGACTTGTAAAGCCATACTAGGTATGCTCAATAGTAACTTTAGTGTTAAAGGAGAAGTAATGTATAACCATAATAATGTGCTAAAAGCAGACAAAAACGCCATTAGAAAAATAAGAGGAAAAGAAATTGTAATGATTTTACAAAATCCAATGACTGCCTTTGACCCACTTTTAACCATTCAATCTCATATGATAGAAACTTTTGTAGAAAATCTTCAGGTAACTAAAAAAGATGGCTTAAAGATTGCAAGAGAATCCTTAGCAAAAATGCATATTAATGATTATAATGAAGTTCTAAAAAAGTATCCTCATCAACTCAGCGGAGGCATGTTACAAAGAGTAATGATTGGAATCGCTCTTATGTTGGAACCCAGTATAATCATTGCGGATGAACCAACAACGGCAGTAGATGCCATTAATGTTATGAATGTTATGGATGAATTTATTAGAATTAAAGACCATTTTGATACGTCAATGATTTTTATTTCCCATGACTTGGGAACCATAGCCAAGATATCCGATGACATTTTGGTTATGAAGGATGGCGTAATAGCAGATTACGGCACAAAACAATACATTTTAAAAGAATCCACCAATGAACATACAAGATATTTGGTAGACACAAGAAAAGCATTAATTAATCAATTTAACAATGTTTTTGTATAG
- a CDS encoding MATE family efflux transporter: MTYKEYLKLAIPFTISTVTQPLLGAVDTAVVGRIDDPSNIAGVAVGAVIFSTLYWLFGFLRVSTSGYSAQALGTKSEKDSLFSLLRPSIIAIIIGLFFVLFQRPIFDVGMRILSPDADVKFQASQYFFVLIWGAPFVLMNYVNLGWLMGRKKVKASMFLQIFSNVLNIVLDILFVVYFNMGVLGVAYATLISQITAFGIGCYFVHSNLSVLRLKKYFKDLFDQVAFKKIMCVNRDLMIRTVCLLIVTNMFVAKGADFGTEVLAANAVLFQIQYILAYFYDGFANASSIFIGTAVGEKNINLFHEVVKISTKLTFILGGIMATIILVFSPYIIQIFTNIESVIQISEQYAIWVSIYPLVVGIGLVYYGMFTGATYTTPVRNSMILSLLGFLIAYFTLIPSIDNHGLWLAYLVFSLGRSIFLGIYIKDFKKTILGAQDGQVISA, translated from the coding sequence ATGACATACAAAGAATATCTTAAATTAGCAATCCCCTTTACCATATCTACAGTCACCCAACCCTTATTAGGTGCTGTGGATACAGCTGTTGTTGGAAGAATAGATGATCCTTCCAATATTGCAGGGGTAGCTGTTGGAGCCGTTATTTTTAGCACCTTATATTGGTTGTTTGGCTTTTTAAGAGTCAGTACATCAGGCTATTCTGCTCAAGCACTAGGAACAAAAAGTGAAAAAGATAGTTTGTTTTCTTTACTTCGACCAAGTATTATTGCCATAATAATTGGTTTGTTTTTTGTCCTATTCCAAAGACCGATTTTTGATGTGGGCATGAGAATATTAAGTCCTGATGCAGATGTTAAATTCCAAGCATCACAGTATTTTTTTGTTTTAATATGGGGTGCCCCTTTTGTTTTGATGAATTATGTTAACTTAGGTTGGCTTATGGGAAGAAAAAAAGTGAAGGCTTCAATGTTCTTACAAATATTTTCCAATGTGCTCAATATTGTTCTAGATATCTTGTTTGTAGTATACTTTAATATGGGTGTACTAGGTGTTGCGTATGCTACATTAATTTCCCAAATTACAGCATTTGGAATAGGTTGCTATTTCGTACATAGCAATTTAAGCGTACTAAGACTTAAAAAGTATTTCAAAGATTTATTTGATCAAGTGGCTTTTAAAAAGATTATGTGCGTCAACAGAGATTTGATGATTAGAACAGTTTGTTTGCTTATTGTAACCAATATGTTTGTGGCAAAAGGAGCTGACTTTGGAACGGAAGTATTAGCAGCTAATGCCGTTTTATTTCAGATCCAATATATCTTAGCTTATTTTTATGATGGATTCGCCAATGCATCCAGTATTTTTATTGGTACAGCAGTAGGAGAGAAAAACATCAACTTATTTCATGAAGTCGTCAAGATATCGACTAAACTGACATTTATTTTAGGTGGCATTATGGCCACAATTATACTTGTTTTTAGTCCTTATATCATACAAATATTTACGAATATTGAAAGCGTTATTCAGATTAGTGAACAATATGCCATTTGGGTCAGCATTTATCCATTGGTTGTTGGCATCGGTCTAGTGTATTACGGAATGTTTACAGGTGCAACCTATACCACACCTGTTAGAAATTCAATGATTTTATCCCTTTTAGGATTTCTTATAGCTTATTTTACACTTATACCAAGTATAGACAATCATGGGTTATGGTTAGCCTATTTGGTTTTTAGCCTAGGTAGAAGTATATTTCTAGGGATATATATTAAAGATTTCAAGAAAACAATATTGGGTGCTCAAGATGGTCAGGTGATATCTGCCTAA
- the trkA gene encoding Trk system potassium transporter TrkA yields the protein MRVIIVGVGKLGYKLAESLSLENNDVTVIDTETKALEKISDSLDVLTIKGNGIQLQVLEEVKAKNSDLVIAVTSNDETNMLVASMSKKIGCKKVVARIRNPEYANQLEFIKKEMGIDYIVNPELETAKEVAKFVLKGNAIHMEHFASGKVCMVDFRVQNLKNVEGKKIKDLEIPESVIIVAISRNGQIIIPYGETQIESTDTLYVIGKKENIAMFSKMCGALVSKKLVKKALILGGGKAGYYLANKLLKSGVNVKIIERDKDRCEYLAEKLGGALVIYGDGTDITLLNEEGLDEMDSLISVTGFDEENLLLALLAKQQGVDKVIAKVSRPNYIPIIEQLGIDLAVNPSIITASQILRFIQGGKVVSISLLLGGQAEVIEIIADENSQIVEKKLKDLGMPHGIIIGSIVQDGKVIIPNGESVIHSGDRVVVFCLQSQITLLEKFFYKRKGGLVNELWHSIKSVR from the coding sequence ATGAGAGTTATTATTGTAGGAGTAGGAAAGTTAGGTTACAAATTAGCAGAATCTCTTTCACTAGAAAATAATGATGTAACCGTTATTGATACAGAAACAAAAGCGTTAGAAAAGATAAGTGATAGTTTAGATGTGCTCACTATTAAAGGCAATGGTATTCAATTACAAGTACTAGAAGAAGTGAAGGCGAAAAATAGTGACTTGGTAATAGCCGTTACAAGTAACGATGAAACCAATATGTTGGTTGCTAGTATGAGTAAGAAAATAGGGTGTAAGAAGGTTGTGGCAAGAATACGTAATCCGGAATATGCTAATCAACTGGAATTTATAAAAAAAGAAATGGGCATTGATTATATTGTTAATCCAGAATTAGAAACAGCAAAAGAAGTAGCAAAGTTTGTATTAAAAGGTAATGCAATACACATGGAACATTTTGCAAGTGGTAAAGTGTGTATGGTGGATTTTCGCGTGCAAAATCTTAAAAATGTTGAAGGGAAAAAGATCAAAGATTTAGAAATACCAGAGTCAGTTATAATAGTAGCCATATCTAGAAATGGGCAGATTATCATTCCTTATGGAGAAACCCAAATTGAATCAACAGATACATTATATGTAATTGGTAAAAAAGAAAATATTGCAATGTTTTCAAAAATGTGTGGGGCACTTGTCAGTAAAAAGTTAGTAAAAAAAGCATTAATTCTAGGCGGTGGAAAAGCAGGTTATTACCTTGCAAATAAGCTTTTGAAAAGTGGTGTTAATGTTAAAATTATTGAAAGAGATAAAGACAGATGTGAGTATCTAGCAGAAAAATTAGGTGGCGCTTTAGTTATTTACGGAGATGGTACAGATATTACCTTGCTTAATGAAGAAGGACTGGATGAAATGGATAGTCTTATATCGGTTACTGGGTTTGACGAGGAGAACTTATTGTTAGCACTTTTAGCCAAACAACAAGGGGTAGATAAAGTCATTGCAAAAGTCAGTCGACCTAATTATATACCCATTATTGAGCAGTTAGGAATCGATTTGGCAGTCAATCCTTCTATTATTACAGCCAGTCAAATATTAAGATTTATTCAAGGTGGGAAAGTGGTCTCTATTTCTTTATTGTTAGGCGGACAAGCAGAAGTAATAGAAATAATCGCAGATGAAAATTCTCAAATTGTAGAAAAAAAATTAAAGGACTTAGGTATGCCCCATGGCATCATTATAGGTTCAATTGTACAAGATGGTAAAGTGATTATTCCTAATGGGGAGTCGGTGATACATTCAGGCGACCGTGTGGTTGTATTTTGTTTACAGTCCCAAATAACATTATTAGAGAAATTCTTTTATAAAAGAAAAGGAGGACTCGTAAATGAACTATGGCATAGTATCAAAAGTGTTAGGTAA
- the opp1B gene encoding nickel/cobalt ABC transporter permease, with product MKTYIIKRILMAMPMMLAVSFIAFALINLMPVDPVEVALRVNEIIPTEEAIQGMTEELGLDQPYFERYFSWLKDVVRLDFGHSYINKNRTVMGEISRSLPATLRLAGVSLMIVLVVSIPLGVLCAVYKNSLFDKIIRLFIFVGTAMPNYWVGILLMWLFAVRLNWLPTGGNREAGAIILPSITLSLTYIATYVRLIRNNMIENMEENYVFYARVRGIKERVIVIKHVLRNSIQSSITALGMSIVQLISGTVVIENIFAWPGIGRLCITAIFNRDYPIIQAYIFLMGILFIFCNLLVDIVQHSIDPRLSEEG from the coding sequence ATGAAAACATATATCATAAAAAGAATTCTAATGGCTATGCCTATGATGTTAGCAGTGTCTTTTATTGCATTTGCTTTAATTAATTTGATGCCTGTTGATCCAGTAGAAGTCGCTTTGCGGGTTAATGAAATCATACCTACAGAAGAAGCCATTCAAGGCATGACAGAAGAACTGGGATTAGATCAACCTTATTTTGAAAGGTATTTTTCTTGGTTGAAAGATGTGGTCAGGCTAGATTTTGGTCATTCATACATTAATAAAAACAGAACTGTAATGGGAGAGATCTCAAGAAGTTTACCAGCTACTTTACGGTTAGCAGGCGTCTCTTTAATGATTGTTTTGGTAGTCAGCATTCCATTAGGGGTGTTGTGTGCCGTTTATAAAAATAGTTTGTTTGATAAAATCATAAGACTATTTATTTTTGTAGGAACGGCAATGCCTAATTATTGGGTAGGTATTTTATTAATGTGGTTATTTGCTGTCCGATTAAATTGGTTACCCACAGGAGGCAATAGAGAAGCAGGAGCCATTATATTACCATCTATTACGCTCAGTCTTACATATATTGCTACATATGTTCGGTTAATTCGAAACAATATGATTGAGAACATGGAAGAAAATTATGTTTTTTATGCAAGAGTACGGGGCATTAAAGAACGTGTCATAGTGATCAAACATGTGCTTAGAAATTCTATACAAAGTTCAATAACAGCTCTTGGAATGAGTATTGTGCAACTCATTTCCGGTACAGTAGTCATTGAGAACATTTTTGCATGGCCAGGAATAGGTCGGTTATGTATTACGGCTATATTTAATAGGGATTACCCTATTATACAAGCTTATATTTTTTTAATGGGTATTTTATTTATTTTTTGTAATTTATTAGTGGATATTGTACAGCATTCAATTGATCCAAGGCTGAGTGAGGAGGGATAA
- a CDS encoding TrkH family potassium uptake protein — protein MNYGIVSKVLGNLLLFEAGILVFPLLISLYTKESDTLAFVYSIAIILFVGLMMSKVPRPSKKIKAKEALSIVAGGWLLVSFFGSLPFVLSGSIPSMVDAFFETVSGLTTTGATLINDIEALPKGILFWRSLTHWLGGMGILVLTLAILPAIGVGGFQIFKAESPGPVSDKLVPRMKDTAVILYTVYLGITVLQIILLYIGGMSLYESVIHTFGTVGTGGFSTRNDSIGAFGSNYIHFVIAIFMIASGVNFSLYYDLYKGRWKDVVKNSELKFYFSIIAGAVFLITINLYGNVYTSLFETFRNALFQVGAIITTTGYTTVDYEQWNVFSQLIIFLLMFVGGCAGSTGGSIKNIRLLVLVKMIKREISKILHPRAYVPIKLNGKSISQDVVSSVTGFFFLYILIFIVGTLLISLEGIGMVSAASSIAATLGNIGPGFEMVGPTQTYSDFSAWSKMLFSLMMLFGRLELFTIFILLMPSFWKK, from the coding sequence ATGAACTATGGCATAGTATCAAAAGTGTTAGGTAACCTGCTGTTATTTGAAGCAGGCATTCTTGTTTTTCCTCTTTTGATTTCTTTATATACAAAAGAATCAGATACTTTGGCATTTGTATATTCTATTGCGATTATACTTTTTGTCGGTCTCATGATGTCTAAAGTACCAAGACCCTCAAAAAAAATTAAAGCAAAAGAAGCTTTAAGTATTGTTGCAGGTGGTTGGCTACTGGTTTCGTTTTTTGGATCGTTACCCTTTGTATTATCAGGAAGTATTCCTTCAATGGTAGATGCTTTTTTTGAAACGGTATCAGGCTTAACAACAACAGGAGCTACGTTGATAAACGATATTGAAGCGTTGCCTAAAGGCATACTGTTTTGGAGATCATTGACACACTGGTTAGGTGGAATGGGTATATTGGTATTGACATTGGCAATATTACCAGCTATTGGAGTCGGTGGCTTCCAAATATTTAAAGCAGAAAGTCCTGGTCCTGTTTCAGATAAATTGGTGCCTAGAATGAAAGATACAGCGGTTATTCTTTATACGGTATATCTAGGGATTACAGTGTTGCAAATTATCTTACTATACATAGGTGGTATGTCCTTATACGAATCTGTTATTCATACTTTTGGAACAGTAGGTACAGGTGGTTTCTCAACACGTAATGACAGCATTGGTGCATTTGGTAGCAACTACATACACTTTGTTATTGCAATCTTTATGATAGCCTCTGGTGTGAATTTTTCTTTGTATTATGACTTATACAAAGGAAGATGGAAAGACGTTGTTAAAAATTCTGAGCTGAAATTTTATTTTTCTATTATTGCAGGTGCTGTATTTTTAATAACCATTAATCTATATGGAAACGTCTATACCTCTTTATTTGAAACCTTTAGAAATGCGCTGTTTCAAGTAGGGGCTATTATTACAACAACAGGTTATACCACAGTGGATTATGAACAATGGAATGTGTTTAGTCAGCTGATTATATTTTTGTTAATGTTTGTAGGTGGGTGTGCAGGCTCAACAGGTGGTTCCATTAAGAATATTCGTTTATTGGTTTTAGTTAAAATGATTAAAAGAGAAATTTCAAAAATATTACATCCAAGGGCTTATGTACCTATAAAGCTTAATGGCAAATCCATATCGCAAGATGTGGTATCCAGTGTTACAGGTTTCTTCTTTCTGTACATTTTAATTTTTATAGTAGGAACACTGCTTATTTCATTAGAAGGTATAGGAATGGTGAGTGCTGCCAGCTCAATTGCAGCAACATTAGGTAATATAGGTCCTGGATTTGAAATGGTAGGGCCAACACAAACTTATAGTGATTTTAGTGCTTGGAGTAAAATGTTATTTTCTTTAATGATGTTATTTGGTAGATTGGAGTTATTTACCATATTTATCTTGTTAATGCCAAGTTTTTGGAAAAAATAA